The following coding sequences lie in one Rhodohalobacter barkolensis genomic window:
- a CDS encoding type II and III secretion system protein, whose translation MKSTKTAAFLILIFIASSAIDITMAQDRMPREYSNPDEMIAFDRRTTFTEAIDVLNQFAQDYEDKFIIDKTGYTGPIGVTLPAMHWRDALDYILRVQNFVAFEEADLYEIVTKEEADAQQQVQRRGEEPAPGAATPEGTDSELLINTGTREIRINATFFEGSKRALREIGVDWSTLTSGVPENLSDLVNQEGGGGGGGSEGGQFPTAEFENSFVNINARGAQNVSQNVFNSIVNFGEVGSSGIEVQALFSAFEADNLGQILATPSVKVMNGEQGRIQVGEDFSIKQRDFAGNVTDQFFSTGTILEVTPQIVEYADTTLIYMEIEAERSSAQPDPVSTVISKQTASTHALLLDGESTVIAGLYRTEEAKVRRGIPILKDLPGWFFGLKYLFGYNSSDIQENELIVLLQAELEDPISERFAKQFQSQQDLVNQAQQRHRNRFEYISPESPEPILGSGIIDDSDTQNESEEEVTTDNVNVVEEEVELRTTPQTVNPEEISRMRAELESRQLQEGAVRGRDLSQYSGEWREVEMTNMNGDYSNLEFYVIGGSFLVKDNADRLFARMVDRGYDAHMLYNPESDYYFVAYEGFEDPEEAIAYTREIQADVQAEAWLSRIINETRLDRSR comes from the coding sequence ATGAAAAGTACAAAAACAGCAGCCTTTTTGATTCTTATTTTCATCGCTTCATCTGCGATTGATATCACGATGGCTCAGGATCGTATGCCAAGGGAGTATAGCAATCCCGATGAAATGATTGCATTTGATCGGCGTACCACGTTTACTGAAGCAATTGATGTATTGAATCAATTTGCACAGGACTATGAAGATAAATTCATTATTGATAAAACCGGTTACACCGGCCCAATTGGGGTAACACTGCCTGCCATGCACTGGCGAGATGCATTGGATTACATTCTTCGGGTTCAGAATTTTGTAGCTTTTGAAGAGGCTGACTTATATGAAATTGTGACAAAAGAGGAGGCAGATGCACAGCAGCAGGTACAAAGAAGAGGTGAAGAGCCTGCACCGGGAGCTGCAACACCCGAAGGTACCGATTCAGAGCTATTGATCAATACCGGAACCCGGGAAATCCGCATTAACGCTACGTTTTTTGAAGGCAGTAAGCGTGCTCTTCGCGAAATTGGTGTTGACTGGTCTACATTAACAAGTGGAGTTCCTGAAAACCTGAGTGATCTAGTTAACCAGGAAGGCGGAGGCGGTGGGGGTGGTTCCGAAGGTGGACAGTTCCCAACGGCAGAATTTGAAAACAGTTTTGTGAATATCAATGCCAGAGGTGCTCAGAATGTATCTCAGAATGTGTTCAATTCCATAGTGAATTTTGGTGAAGTGGGTAGCAGCGGGATTGAAGTACAGGCCCTTTTCAGTGCATTTGAAGCTGATAACCTGGGACAAATTCTTGCAACACCTTCCGTTAAAGTGATGAACGGAGAACAGGGTAGAATTCAGGTGGGTGAAGACTTTTCAATTAAACAGAGAGACTTTGCCGGTAACGTTACCGATCAATTTTTCAGTACGGGTACTATTCTCGAAGTTACACCACAAATTGTAGAGTATGCAGATACGACACTGATATACATGGAAATTGAAGCAGAACGTTCATCTGCTCAGCCCGATCCTGTGAGTACCGTAATTAGTAAACAGACTGCAAGTACTCATGCTCTTCTTTTAGATGGAGAAAGCACGGTGATTGCCGGGCTGTACCGTACGGAGGAGGCAAAAGTTCGTCGTGGAATTCCAATCCTGAAGGATTTGCCCGGTTGGTTTTTCGGCCTAAAATATCTCTTTGGCTACAATTCATCAGATATTCAGGAAAATGAGCTGATTGTTCTTCTGCAAGCAGAACTTGAAGACCCGATTTCTGAGCGATTTGCAAAACAGTTTCAGTCACAACAGGATCTTGTCAATCAAGCTCAGCAGCGTCATAGAAATCGTTTTGAATATATTAGTCCAGAATCACCGGAGCCAATTCTTGGATCAGGTATCATAGATGATTCTGACACTCAAAATGAGTCTGAAGAGGAGGTGACTACAGATAATGTAAATGTAGTAGAGGAAGAAGTTGAGTTAAGAACTACACCTCAAACGGTTAATCCCGAAGAAATTAGTAGAATGAGAGCTGAACTTGAATCACGTCAGTTGCAAGAAGGTGCTGTTAGAGGTCGTGACCTGTCTCAATACTCCGGTGAGTGGCGAGAAGTGGAAATGACGAATATGAATGGAGATTACAGCAATCTTGAATTTTATGTAATTGGCGGTTCATTCCTCGTAAAAGATAATGCAGATCGTTTGTTTGCCCGAATGGTTGATAGAGGTTACGATGCTCATATGCTCTATAACCCGGAATCCGATTATTACTTTGTAGCCTATGAAGGATTTGAAGATCCGGAAGAAGCCATTGCTTATACTCGTGAAATTCAAGCCGATGTTCAGGCAGAGGCTTGGTTATCGAGAATTATCAATGAAACTCGATTGGATAGAAGCAGATAG
- the pilO gene encoding type 4a pilus biogenesis protein PilO, producing MSYGLRNTLILLLALLVINGGGYAYMHFIQKAEIEQLEEQKGNLERDYEQDLQVAEQVPLLREQFAEASSIIEDFDKTIFSNNNADEIFRFLSLINEGSGVNFNFTFVDSTSSEQYGVINSEINGSGAYRNVVRFINAIEYSEPVQKIDGISLTPSGEEEGYQNVNFTFRLQSHYDRVGVFDNNNQTPDIAFRTNESNQNPFFPLIRNVPPNEDNLPDVDQSRIVGLTSTAVYLMDQTGSMVTLRENDRVYLGRLEQINMQQGSATFRLNRGGIIDVVTMEVQR from the coding sequence ATGTCGTACGGTCTTCGAAATACACTCATTTTACTATTGGCACTGTTGGTTATCAACGGAGGGGGGTATGCATATATGCATTTCATACAAAAGGCTGAAATTGAACAGCTGGAAGAACAAAAGGGAAACCTGGAGCGCGACTATGAACAAGATCTTCAAGTCGCTGAACAAGTACCATTGCTCCGTGAACAGTTTGCCGAAGCATCATCGATTATAGAAGATTTTGACAAAACTATTTTCTCAAATAATAATGCCGACGAAATCTTTCGGTTCTTGTCGCTCATCAATGAGGGGTCAGGGGTGAATTTTAACTTTACTTTTGTTGACTCCACAAGTTCTGAACAGTATGGTGTAATAAATTCAGAAATTAACGGTTCCGGGGCCTATAGAAATGTGGTTCGCTTTATTAATGCTATTGAGTACAGCGAACCTGTTCAAAAAATTGATGGAATTTCACTCACTCCATCAGGCGAGGAAGAAGGGTATCAAAATGTTAATTTTACGTTTCGTTTACAGAGTCATTACGATCGTGTAGGTGTGTTCGATAACAATAACCAAACACCCGATATTGCTTTCAGAACGAATGAGTCTAACCAGAATCCATTCTTCCCGCTAATTCGAAATGTTCCGCCAAACGAGGATAATCTTCCAGATGTGGATCAGAGCCGAATTGTCGGTTTAACATCTACGGCTGTCTATTTGATGGATCAAACCGGCAGTATGGTTACACTTCGTGAAAATGACAGAGTTTATTTAGGAAGACTTGAACAAATTAATATGCAACAAGGATCTGCCACATTCAGATTAAACAGAGGTGGCATCATTGACGTGGTTACAATGGAGGTACAACGATGA